The following proteins are co-located in the Marinomonas profundi genome:
- the rplK gene encoding 50S ribosomal protein L11, whose amino-acid sequence MAKKVQAYIKLQVKAGQANPSPPVGPALGQHGVNIMEFCKAFNAKTQGVEPGLPTPVIITVYSDRSFTFETKSTPAAVLLKKAAGLKSGSPRPNTQKVGTVTRAQLEEIVIAKQADLTASNMDAAVRTIAGSARAMGLDVEGVN is encoded by the coding sequence ATGGCTAAGAAAGTCCAAGCTTATATCAAGCTACAAGTTAAAGCGGGTCAAGCGAACCCAAGTCCACCAGTCGGTCCAGCATTGGGTCAGCACGGTGTGAATATCATGGAATTCTGTAAAGCGTTTAATGCGAAAACTCAAGGCGTTGAGCCTGGTCTTCCAACGCCTGTTATTATCACTGTATACAGTGATCGTAGCTTCACATTCGAAACGAAATCTACTCCTGCTGCTGTGTTGCTTAAAAAAGCAGCTGGCTTGAAGAGTGGTTCTCCACGTCCAAACACTCAGAAAGTAGGCACGGTTACACGCGCTCAGCTAGAAGAGATTGTTATTGCTAAGCAGGCTGATTTGACTGCTTCTAACATGGATGCAGCGGTTCGTACAATTGCTGGTAGCGCACGCGCTATGGGTCTAGACGTTGAGGGTGTGAACTAA
- a CDS encoding SPOR domain-containing protein, which produces MKWLFLFVVLLNAGFLSWHSFVQDTPEKIKESIYGPPVSEKIHLLSEAPAVTERDYSAGIVSNEGLEEAINQVIGPPAGDVEALFCPRLETEKLEDKKQLAQVLQDFGWPYQEREVSGKRPKFWLYIAAPETPELAETIVKELASKSIDSFVINRAEMKNRISLGLYSSKERADQARQRIENISGYQVKVYEHMRTVSLWQVDIGQPVNEKNWEQFLSRFDLTKMMIKLEKNPC; this is translated from the coding sequence ATGAAGTGGCTATTTCTGTTTGTGGTGTTGCTTAACGCGGGCTTTTTGAGCTGGCATAGTTTTGTGCAAGATACGCCCGAAAAAATTAAAGAATCTATTTATGGACCACCTGTTAGTGAGAAGATCCATTTGTTGTCAGAGGCTCCTGCCGTTACCGAGCGCGACTACAGTGCGGGGATAGTGTCAAATGAAGGTCTAGAAGAGGCGATTAATCAAGTAATCGGCCCGCCAGCTGGCGATGTAGAAGCTCTATTTTGTCCGCGCCTGGAAACAGAGAAACTGGAAGACAAAAAACAGCTTGCTCAAGTGTTGCAGGATTTTGGTTGGCCCTATCAAGAGCGAGAAGTGTCGGGAAAGAGGCCTAAATTTTGGCTGTATATTGCGGCGCCAGAGACGCCAGAACTTGCTGAGACAATAGTGAAAGAGCTAGCGTCCAAATCGATTGACAGTTTTGTTATTAATCGAGCGGAGATGAAAAACCGAATATCCTTGGGCCTGTATTCTTCTAAAGAAAGGGCTGATCAGGCTCGTCAGCGTATAGAAAACATCTCTGGCTATCAGGTGAAAGTGTATGAGCACATGCGGACGGTTTCCCTTTGGCAGGTTGATATAGGCCAGCCCGTCAATGAAAAAAATTGGGAACAGTTCCTCTCTCGGTTTGATCTGACCAAGATGATGATAAAATTAGAAAAAAACCCGTGCTAG
- the nusG gene encoding transcription termination/antitermination protein NusG: protein MTKRWYVVQAYSGYEKHVMRSLTERVQVMGQEENFGDILVPTEEVVEIRDGKKRKSERKFYPGYVLVQMDMNDASWHLVKGTSRVLGFIGGTADKPSPITTREADAILQRVSDGVDKPRPKTLFEVGEVVRVSEGPFADFNGVVEEVDYDKSRIKVAVLIFGRSTPVDLEFSQVEKA, encoded by the coding sequence GTGACCAAACGATGGTATGTAGTACAGGCGTACTCAGGGTACGAAAAGCACGTAATGCGTTCGCTTACTGAGCGAGTGCAGGTTATGGGGCAAGAAGAAAATTTTGGCGATATCTTGGTGCCAACCGAAGAAGTGGTTGAAATCCGAGATGGCAAAAAGCGTAAGAGTGAAAGAAAGTTCTATCCAGGTTATGTATTGGTTCAAATGGATATGAATGACGCCTCTTGGCATTTGGTTAAAGGTACATCTCGAGTGTTAGGTTTTATCGGTGGTACGGCAGATAAGCCGTCACCCATTACCACTCGAGAAGCGGACGCCATTTTACAGCGCGTTAGTGATGGGGTTGATAAGCCTCGTCCTAAGACATTGTTTGAAGTGGGTGAGGTTGTTCGTGTTAGCGAAGGTCCGTTTGCTGATTTCAACGGTGTTGTTGAAGAAGTGGATTACGATAAAAGTCGAATCAAAGTGGCGGTGCTTATTTTTGGGCGCTCTACACCAGTTGATTTGGAATTTAGTCAGGTTGAAAAAGCCTGA
- a CDS encoding alpha/beta hydrolase, which translates to MWQKVKRWCGCFFILPIAGVLSAAEGQSAFVFEPEESFAHYVVRAEEYLSKNKAWVNPANKFRELGAVMPFELLPDPDVCAGRAHIGVLLSHGLSDSPFSMRDPARALQEACFQVRVILLPGHGTKAEDLLNVSRDDWRDTFRNAAEEFSKEVDVLYVGGFSTGGALATEYAWQHADRVAGALLFSPVFKVNSDIDWLAPWLALVKDWLDNDPSDDFAKYASIPLPAIAEVYKLSKEVRQLVLDSPKDLPVFIALSADDQTVDSTVTETLFKRGMIGSKSQMVLYSKDQMSANTDRIKVYNTNWPEAKILGLSHMAVHGSPDNSYYGESGVYRICDWHRSEDDLYQSCRTDQANWFGEKSDALLEKSPHAARVSWNPNFNELMQEMTVFIKSNTHNEESIKRGEH; encoded by the coding sequence TGTGGCAAAAAGTAAAGCGTTGGTGTGGGTGTTTTTTTATCTTGCCTATTGCTGGAGTGTTAAGCGCAGCGGAAGGGCAAAGCGCTTTTGTCTTTGAGCCAGAAGAGTCCTTTGCGCATTACGTAGTGCGTGCAGAAGAATACCTCAGCAAAAATAAAGCCTGGGTGAATCCGGCTAATAAGTTTAGGGAGCTTGGTGCTGTGATGCCGTTTGAGCTTCTGCCTGATCCAGATGTGTGTGCAGGGCGTGCCCATATTGGTGTGCTTTTGTCGCACGGCTTATCGGATTCCCCATTTTCAATGCGAGACCCTGCGCGTGCATTGCAGGAAGCTTGTTTTCAGGTGCGTGTTATTTTATTGCCAGGCCATGGTACGAAGGCGGAAGATTTATTGAACGTATCTCGTGATGATTGGCGTGATACGTTTCGAAATGCAGCAGAGGAATTCAGCAAAGAAGTCGATGTTTTATATGTGGGCGGCTTTTCTACGGGTGGGGCATTGGCGACTGAATACGCTTGGCAGCATGCTGATCGTGTTGCGGGGGCGTTGTTATTTTCGCCCGTATTTAAGGTGAACAGTGATATCGATTGGCTCGCACCTTGGTTAGCGTTAGTGAAAGATTGGTTAGATAATGACCCTAGTGATGACTTCGCAAAATACGCGTCCATTCCTCTTCCTGCCATTGCTGAGGTGTATAAATTATCCAAAGAAGTGCGGCAACTCGTGTTGGATAGCCCGAAGGATTTGCCTGTCTTCATTGCTTTGTCAGCAGATGATCAGACAGTGGATTCAACGGTGACAGAAACGCTATTTAAACGAGGGATGATAGGTTCCAAAAGTCAAATGGTGCTGTACAGTAAAGATCAAATGAGCGCCAATACGGATCGTATCAAGGTTTATAATACCAACTGGCCAGAGGCGAAGATTTTAGGGCTCTCACATATGGCGGTGCATGGCAGTCCTGATAATAGCTACTATGGTGAGTCTGGGGTGTATCGTATTTGTGATTGGCATCGCTCGGAAGATGATCTGTATCAGTCATGCCGAACAGATCAAGCTAATTGGTTTGGTGAGAAGTCAGATGCGTTGCTGGAAAAAAGCCCTCATGCCGCAAGAGTGTCTTGGAATCCGAACTTTAACGAATTAATGCAAGAAATGACCGTATTTATTAAGTCAAATACGCACAATGAAGAGTCAATAAAGAGGGGAGAGCATTAA
- the secE gene encoding preprotein translocase subunit SecE: MSSSAEAQASRGDAFKWAIVVLLVAVGVIGNNYYSAESLLYRLIAILVLAGVAGFVALQTVKGKAFFTLAKEAKTEIRRVVWPTRQETVQTTLIVLAVVIFMSLVLWGVDSLLGWIVSSVIS, translated from the coding sequence ATGAGTTCGAGTGCTGAAGCTCAAGCGTCTCGCGGAGATGCATTTAAGTGGGCGATTGTTGTTCTGCTGGTTGCGGTAGGCGTGATTGGTAATAACTATTATTCCGCTGAGTCACTATTGTATCGTTTAATCGCTATTTTGGTATTGGCTGGTGTTGCTGGTTTTGTTGCGTTGCAGACTGTGAAAGGTAAGGCTTTTTTTACTTTGGCAAAAGAAGCTAAAACTGAAATTCGCAGGGTTGTGTGGCCAACTAGGCAAGAAACTGTACAGACTACCTTGATAGTGTTAGCGGTTGTTATTTTTATGTCTCTCGTGCTGTGGGGGGTGGATTCGCTCCTTGGCTGGATCGTTTCCTCGGTAATTAGTTAG
- a CDS encoding biotin--[acetyl-CoA-carboxylase] ligase produces the protein MQAVLALLSDNEFHSGEELGAALGVTRAAVWKKLKKLESIGVTVHSVKGRGYRLPSPLELLSKQALRDSGLPEEVNLRLAFETESTNGDAKLYIAQGQPLPALILTERQTQGKGRRGRQWESGVAKNIACSFVWRFDNGPSVVEGLSLAVGVAVARVLKKVGVPNPGLKWPNDVQVDGRKICGILLEMVADQDVCHVVIGIGLNVEMDEGFMTHVDQPWTDLVSRLKSRPSRNIILAELGKELIEVCRLFEEGHGMKHFQHQWQAYDVLFNQSVTVSTISQQRHGVARGIDQKGALLLEEDGELVALHGGEISVRRV, from the coding sequence ATGCAAGCTGTATTGGCGCTGCTTAGTGATAATGAATTTCACTCTGGTGAAGAGTTGGGCGCCGCTTTGGGTGTGACTCGTGCTGCGGTGTGGAAAAAGCTAAAAAAGTTAGAGTCGATTGGCGTGACGGTTCATTCAGTGAAAGGGCGCGGCTATCGTTTGCCGTCGCCTCTGGAGCTGTTATCCAAACAAGCGTTACGCGATAGCGGCTTGCCAGAAGAGGTTAACCTTAGGCTGGCGTTCGAAACGGAGTCCACGAACGGTGATGCTAAGCTGTATATTGCTCAGGGGCAGCCGTTGCCTGCGTTGATTTTGACGGAAAGACAAACGCAAGGTAAGGGGCGTCGCGGGCGACAATGGGAGTCTGGCGTGGCGAAAAATATTGCTTGTTCGTTTGTGTGGCGTTTCGATAATGGTCCTAGTGTGGTTGAGGGGTTGAGCCTAGCAGTGGGTGTGGCGGTTGCTCGAGTGTTAAAAAAGGTCGGCGTGCCAAATCCGGGGCTAAAGTGGCCAAACGACGTGCAGGTCGATGGTCGAAAAATTTGTGGTATTTTACTGGAAATGGTCGCGGATCAGGACGTATGTCATGTCGTCATAGGTATTGGTCTTAATGTCGAAATGGACGAGGGTTTTATGACCCATGTCGATCAGCCTTGGACGGATCTGGTATCTAGACTCAAGTCTCGCCCGAGTCGAAATATTATTTTGGCGGAATTAGGCAAAGAGTTGATTGAAGTGTGCCGATTGTTTGAAGAAGGGCATGGTATGAAGCACTTTCAGCATCAATGGCAGGCGTACGATGTGCTTTTTAACCAGTCGGTGACAGTGAGTACGATTTCTCAGCAGCGCCATGGTGTTGCCAGAGGTATTGATCAAAAAGGCGCGTTGCTGCTAGAGGAAGATGGTGAGCTGGTGGCGTTGCATGGAGGGGAAATCAGTGTCCGTCGTGTTTAA
- a CDS encoding type III pantothenate kinase has protein sequence MSVVFNVLVVDAGNTSIKFTALAGDQVLWVQRGDTCPAEPNFIPEVIYFASVRSKELSALLHADIQAVFPHSQWLTLSSQAQVCGVRNAYLEPERLGIDRWLGVVAAHHLIKGDVVVVDAGTAIKVDVVNQDGLHLGGYIAPGLTMMEEALLSKTARIRYDAHEVVAGHGLPNSTARAVAEGCHEMALGFLERLYQRYPTFKWVVTGGDAKTLLDLLGVALVYQPNLVALGAKLVGDERLKGSLKGSLKGSLRGNE, from the coding sequence GTGTCCGTCGTGTTTAATGTGCTGGTGGTTGATGCGGGTAATACCAGCATCAAATTTACGGCGTTGGCCGGTGATCAAGTATTATGGGTTCAGCGTGGCGACACTTGTCCTGCTGAACCAAATTTCATCCCAGAGGTGATTTATTTTGCGAGTGTTCGTTCCAAAGAGTTGAGTGCCTTGTTACACGCGGATATTCAGGCGGTGTTTCCGCACAGTCAGTGGCTGACATTAAGTAGTCAAGCGCAAGTCTGTGGGGTGCGTAATGCCTATCTTGAGCCGGAGCGCCTAGGCATTGATCGTTGGTTGGGGGTGGTTGCGGCTCATCACTTGATAAAAGGCGATGTTGTGGTGGTTGATGCTGGAACGGCGATCAAGGTCGACGTGGTTAATCAAGACGGTCTTCATCTTGGTGGTTACATTGCTCCCGGACTTACCATGATGGAAGAAGCGCTGCTTTCTAAAACCGCACGGATTCGCTATGACGCTCATGAGGTCGTGGCGGGGCATGGTCTGCCAAATTCAACGGCAAGAGCCGTGGCGGAGGGGTGTCATGAGATGGCATTGGGTTTCTTAGAGCGTCTTTATCAGCGCTATCCGACTTTTAAGTGGGTGGTGACAGGAGGAGATGCAAAAACATTATTAGATTTGCTGGGTGTTGCGCTGGTGTATCAGCCTAATCTTGTTGCTCTCGGTGCAAAGTTGGTTGGCGATGAGCGTTTAAAAGGCAGTTTAAAAGGCAGTTTAAAAGGCAGTTTAAGAGGCAATGAATGA